A window of the Salvelinus sp. IW2-2015 linkage group LG3, ASM291031v2, whole genome shotgun sequence genome harbors these coding sequences:
- the tmem110l gene encoding store-operated calcium entry regulator STIMATE, giving the protein MDIYGYNGVFLVKRXFNNAXFEISNMSDITKXNPQGCDNGALTNRFGVLIQGLLAIVAFSTLMVKRFREPVGIRRPWRIWFYDTSKQAIGALFIHFANVFLSNLTEMDPCSLYLMNFLLDATLGMLVIWAGVKVVSRIVEYKQFTLLTFGEYGDPPQAAAWLGQCGVYLLIMVLEKSVVSLVLLIPGWTNLQSVLLDYIPNPQVELVLVMLIVPFIVNSIMFWVVDSLMMRKYKTLKSLVDSCDSSTKVASTAPWVTGDESRVLLTVETDTEEDCSTMVRGGSHSSLPVVGIIPSWVEV; this is encoded by the exons ATGGACATTTACGGATACAATGGTGTTTTCTTGGTCAAAAGARTATTTAATAATGCAGRTTTTGAGATTTCGAACATGTCAGACATTACGAAGGRGAATCCTCAGGGATGCGATAACGGGGCTTTGACAAACAGATTCGGAGTCTTGATTCAAGGGTTGCTGGCCATAGTTGCCTTCAGCACATTGATGG tGAAGAGGTTCCGTGAGCCCGTAGGGATCAGAAGACCATGGAGGATCTG GTTTTACGACACGTCCAAGCAGGCCATTGGCGCTCTCTTCATCCACTTCGCCAATGTGTTCCTCTCCAACCTCACAGAAATGGACCCTTGTTCCCT GTATCTGATGAACTTCTTGCTCGATGCCACACTAGGCATGCTGGTCATCTGGGCGGGGGTCAAGGTTGTCTCCAGGATCGTGGAGTACAAGCAGTTCACACTGCTCACCTTTGGAGAATACG GTGACCCTCCCCAGGCTGCAGCATGGCTCGGTCAGTGTGGTGTCTACCTTCTCATCATGGTCCTGGAGAAGAGTGTAGTCAGCTTGGTGCTGCTCATTCCTGGATGGACCAAC CTGCAGTCTGTGTTGCTGGACTACATACCTAACCCTCAGGTGGAGCTTGTGTTGGTCATGCTCATCGTGCCCTTCATTGTCAAC TCCATCATGTTCTGGGTGGTGGACAGTCTGATGATGAGGAAGTACAAGACTCTGAAGAGCCTGGTAGACTCCTGCGACTCCTCGACCAAGGTCGCCTCCACGGCGCCATGGGTTACCGGCGACGAGTCACGG GTCCTGTTGACAGTCGAGACAGACACTGAGGAGGATTGTTCAACAATGGTCCGAGGAGGGTCCCACTCTAGCCTTCCAGTGGTGGGCATAATACCTAGCTGGGTGGAGGTGTAG